One genomic window of Quercus robur chromosome 6, dhQueRobu3.1, whole genome shotgun sequence includes the following:
- the LOC126690227 gene encoding cell wall / vacuolar inhibitor of fructosidase 1-like, which produces MVNVLNTTTTQTLIHINSLLLQSPRNEVKEALLSCVEDYKTGVLTADVPESIEALTKGNPKFADQGTQDAANESNSCEEGFSGNSPLTVENTNINNVARVANAIVKLLL; this is translated from the coding sequence ATGGTTAATGTACTAAACACCACGACAACTCAAACTCTAATCCACATCAATAGCCTTCTTCTTCAGAGCCCAAGAAACGAGGTTAAGGAAGCATTACTCTCTTGTGTTGAAGATTACAAGACTGGTGTTTTAACTGCTGATGTTCCAGAGTCCATTGAAGCTTTAACTAAGGGTAATCCTAAGTTTGCTGATCAAGGTACACAGGATGCTGCCAACGAGAGCAATTCTTGTGAAGAAGGTTTTTCAGGCAATTCACCGCTGACTGTCGAGAACACAAATATAAACAATGTCGCAAGAGTGGCTAATGCCATTGTCAAGCTATTGCTTTAA